The Algoriphagus halophilus sequence TCGCTCCAAAGCTTGAAGGTGAAGCTGGCGCTTCCGTGGAATTTGACCAAGTCTTGTTAGCAGAAGCTGACGGCTCTGTGTCTGTAGGAGCTCCCTTATTAGAAGGAGCCAAGGTATCTGGGAAAATCCTGGATCATGTAAAAGGTGATAAAGTCATCGTCTTCAAAAAGAAGCGTCGTAAAGGCTACAAAAAGAAGAACGGTCACAGACAAGACTTCACTAAAGTTTTGATCGAAAATATTGTACTATAAGTTTTCTCTCTGAAAACATAAAAGAATAAAACCATGGCACACAAAAAAGGCGTCGGTAGTTCCAAAAACGGTAGAGAGTCACATTCCAAAAGATTGGGTGTGAAGAAATTTGGTGGTGAGCAAGTAATTGCTGGAAACATCATTATTAGACAAAGAGGTACAAAGCATCATGCTGGAGAGAATGTTGGTGTTGGTAAAGACCATACCTTGTTCGCTCTTTCTGATGGAGTTGTAACATTCAAGAAAAAGTTTGATGGTAAGTCTTATGTAAGTGTATTACCTGCAGAAGCTTAAAATCATCTAATATATAATGAAAGCCCCTTCGAAAGTTGGGGCTTTTTTTATGCCTTCATTTTTTTATTCTGCCGACAGTCATTTTTTTGAATGTTGTTCCAAAGACTTTTCCTATTTTTTGAATTGAAACCACCAAATTAATTCTTATGATTAAACTAATACGTTACGGAATACTAGGTATTCTGATGGGAATAGCAGCAGTTTCTTCTGCTCAGGAAATCCCTAAAACCGAAATATACGACGCCTTAGAATGGAGGCTGGTTGGACCTCATCGCGGAGGCAGATCTGATGGCGTTACCGGAGTAGAAGGGAGCGACCACACTTATTATTTCGCATCCACTGGAGGAGGTATTTGGAAGACTGTAGACTCAGGCGCTACTTGGAAGCCTGTATCCGATGGTTTCTTTGGAGGATCTATGGGAGCTGTAGCAGTTTCAAAAAGTGATACAAGTGTGGTTTACGCAGGCGGTGGTGAAAAAACCGTACGTGGTAATGTTTCTTTTGGCTATGGAGTTTGGAAAAGTGTTGATGCAGGGAAAACCTGGGAAAGAGCAGGGTTGGATAAAAGTAGATTTATCTCTCGAATGCGAATTCATCCAGACAATCCAGATGTAGTTTATGCTGCAGTGCTGGGAGATATTTTTAAGCCTGATGCCACTCGCGGAGTATATAAAACTACGGATGGAGGTAAAACCTGGGACCAGGTTCTTTTCGCTTCGGATGTAGCAGGCGCTGTAGATTTGGTGATGGATCCCAATAATCCTGAAGTCCTTTTTGCGACTACTTGGGACATTAAAAGAACTCCATATAGTTTAGAAAGCGGTGGGCCAAACTCTAAAATGTTTAAATCAACTGATGGAGGTCAGACTTGGGAAGACATGACCAAGAAAGAAGGCTTTCCAGAAGGATTACTTGGAATTATGGGGGTTTCTATTTCCCCCGTCAATTCAGATAGAATCTACGCCATTATTGAAAATGAAAATGGTGGTGTTTTTGTATCCAAGGATGGAGGAGAGTCATGGGAGAAAACTAATGAAGATCGAAACCTCAGACAAAGAGCTTGGTATTACACAAGAATTTTTGCTGACCCTCAAGACGAGGAAACAGTTTATGTGTTGAATGTGAGCTACCATAAATCTACCGATGGAGGTAAGACTTTTGAAAGTGCCAATGCTCCTCATGGTGATCACCATGATCTTTGGATAGACTCGGAAAATAACCAACGTATGATTATAGCGGATGATGGAGGTGCTCAAGTTACGGAAGATGGAGGGACTACCTGGTCATCCTTGATGAATCAGCCTACTTCACAGTTCTATCGAGTGACCACGGACAATAGTTTTCCATACAGAATCTATGGTGCACAGCAAGATAATTCGACAGTAAGGATTGCACATAGAAATGATGGAAGAGCCATTACGGAAGCAGATTGGGAGCCTACCGCTGGAGGTGAAAGTGGTTGGATTGCGCCTGATCCTTTGAACAATGATATTGTATATGGTGGATCTTATGGTGGTTATTTGACTAGGGAGAATCATGACAATGGTACCTCTAGGACAGTCAATGTGTATCCAAATAATCCAATGGGACATGGAGCTGAAGATATGAAGTACCGGTTTCAGTGGAATTTTCCTATTTTCTTTTCTCCTCATAATCCTAAACTGCTTTACACTACCAGTAACCAATTCCATCGATCTACAAACGAGGGACAAAGTTGGGAAGTGTTCTCGCCGGATTTGACTAGAAATGATAAAAGTAAGTTAGGTCCTTCGGGAGGACCAATAACGAAGGATAATACTTCTGTAGAATATTATGCAACCATCTTTACGGCTGCAGAATCTCCAGTGAAAGAAGGGGTCCTATGGGCTGGTTCTGATGATGGGTTGGTACATGTCACACAAGATAATGGTGTTACCTGGCAGAATGTAACTCCTTCCGAAATGCCAGAGTGGTTGCAAATCAACAGTATTGAAGCGAGTCCATATGACCCTGCTGAGGCTTATTTTGCCGCTACTGGCTATAAAAGTGGTAATTATGAACCATACCTTTATAAGACCAAGGATTATGGTAAAACCTGGACAAAAATTACCAATGGAATTGATCCAGAGCATTTCACTAGGGTTGTAAGAGCAGACCCTGTAAAAAGAGGTATGCTCTACGCTGGTACAGAGACAGGCATGTATTACTCCAAAGATGATGGAGCTTCTTGGCATTCGCTTCAATTAAATCTTCCGATTGTTCCGATTACAGATTTGGCGATCAAGGAGAATAATTTGATTGCTGCTACCCAAGGTCGTTCGTTTTGGATTATTGATGATTTGACCGTTTTGCATCAAGCTGAGCCTGGAATGGAAAACAGTTCCTTGACTTTATTCAAACCACAGGATTCTTATAGAATAGATGGTGTGAGTAGAAAAAGCGCAACTGCAGGAACGAATAGAGCAGGAGGGGTATTGGTTTATTACTACATCAAGGAAGAACCAAAAGAAGAGTTGAAAATCGAATTCTTTGACGCGAATGACATTCCATTGAGAGCATTCTCTACGAATGGGATTAATGGAGATACCTTGAAAGTCAAAGCTGGTAGCAATGAATTTAATTGGAACCTTCGTGTAGAAGATGCAGAAGGATTTGAAGGATTGATTATGTGGGGTGGAAATTTAAGAGGTCCAAAAGTTGTTCCTGGTACCTATAAAGTAAAAATGACCTTGGACGGGGAATCCCAAGAAAAGACATTCAAAGTGCTCGCTGATCCAAGGTATGAATCTTCGCAGCAGGATTTGGTCGCACAATATGACTATTTATTGGATGTCAGAGATAAACTGACTGAGACCCATCGAGTAATTAAATTGATTCGTCAATACAGAACTGAAATGGATAGCTTAGAGACGAAACCAGCCAACTTAGAATTGATCAAGGAGGAAATGGATGAAATTGAAAAGACCTTGTATCAGACTCAAAATCAAAGTCGTCAGGATCCGTTGAACTTCCCGATCAGATTGAATAACAAACTGGCTCATTTGAGCTCGGTAGTTGGAAATGGAGATTGGGCCCCTACGGACCAGTCGTATGAAGTGAAGGAGGAATTGACTGAGAAAATCAATGTTCAGTTAGCTCGCTTCAAGGAATTGGAACAAAACCAGATCTCCAAGATTTTCAATATTGATGAAATGAGGACCAAACTGGATATCAAGAAATAAATGAAAAAGCTCCCGATTTATCGGGAGCTTTTTTTAAAATGGTCTATACGACTTGATTTGTTCTATAAATTGTAAAAGACTCTCGGGTGAAATAATTAATATAAATAAGATCCCGAAAATAGCTCCATACAGGTGGGCGTCATGATTGATCGCATCATCTGAATTTTTTCCTTTCACGTAGGAGTAGATTAAGAAGATTCC is a genomic window containing:
- the rplU gene encoding 50S ribosomal protein L21; the encoded protein is MYAIVNIAGKQFKVTKDQFVFAPKLEGEAGASVEFDQVLLAEADGSVSVGAPLLEGAKVSGKILDHVKGDKVIVFKKKRRKGYKKKNGHRQDFTKVLIENIVL
- the rpmA gene encoding 50S ribosomal protein L27, whose translation is MAHKKGVGSSKNGRESHSKRLGVKKFGGEQVIAGNIIIRQRGTKHHAGENVGVGKDHTLFALSDGVVTFKKKFDGKSYVSVLPAEA
- a CDS encoding WD40/YVTN/BNR-like repeat-containing protein, with the protein product MIKLIRYGILGILMGIAAVSSAQEIPKTEIYDALEWRLVGPHRGGRSDGVTGVEGSDHTYYFASTGGGIWKTVDSGATWKPVSDGFFGGSMGAVAVSKSDTSVVYAGGGEKTVRGNVSFGYGVWKSVDAGKTWERAGLDKSRFISRMRIHPDNPDVVYAAVLGDIFKPDATRGVYKTTDGGKTWDQVLFASDVAGAVDLVMDPNNPEVLFATTWDIKRTPYSLESGGPNSKMFKSTDGGQTWEDMTKKEGFPEGLLGIMGVSISPVNSDRIYAIIENENGGVFVSKDGGESWEKTNEDRNLRQRAWYYTRIFADPQDEETVYVLNVSYHKSTDGGKTFESANAPHGDHHDLWIDSENNQRMIIADDGGAQVTEDGGTTWSSLMNQPTSQFYRVTTDNSFPYRIYGAQQDNSTVRIAHRNDGRAITEADWEPTAGGESGWIAPDPLNNDIVYGGSYGGYLTRENHDNGTSRTVNVYPNNPMGHGAEDMKYRFQWNFPIFFSPHNPKLLYTTSNQFHRSTNEGQSWEVFSPDLTRNDKSKLGPSGGPITKDNTSVEYYATIFTAAESPVKEGVLWAGSDDGLVHVTQDNGVTWQNVTPSEMPEWLQINSIEASPYDPAEAYFAATGYKSGNYEPYLYKTKDYGKTWTKITNGIDPEHFTRVVRADPVKRGMLYAGTETGMYYSKDDGASWHSLQLNLPIVPITDLAIKENNLIAATQGRSFWIIDDLTVLHQAEPGMENSSLTLFKPQDSYRIDGVSRKSATAGTNRAGGVLVYYYIKEEPKEELKIEFFDANDIPLRAFSTNGINGDTLKVKAGSNEFNWNLRVEDAEGFEGLIMWGGNLRGPKVVPGTYKVKMTLDGESQEKTFKVLADPRYESSQQDLVAQYDYLLDVRDKLTETHRVIKLIRQYRTEMDSLETKPANLELIKEEMDEIEKTLYQTQNQSRQDPLNFPIRLNNKLAHLSSVVGNGDWAPTDQSYEVKEELTEKINVQLARFKELEQNQISKIFNIDEMRTKLDIKK